From a region of the Thalassospira sp. TSL5-1 genome:
- a CDS encoding phage tail sheath protein — translation MATDYHHGVRVIEVSDGTRPIRTIETAVIGVVCTGETADADTFPLNRPALITDINKGISAAGTTGTLPYALDAIKDHGNPLTVVVRVPEGADEAETTSNLIGSVVNGKKTGMQALTAAKPLLGVQPRILGVPGLDNQNVTAELVSIAQLTRSFAYASCYGCETIEEAIAYRDGFGARELMLIWPDFVNWDTQANAERNAYATARALGLRAQIDEDIGWHKTLSNVPVNGVSGINKDVYWDLQSPATDAGVLNAKDVTTLINNKGYRFWGSRTCSADPLFAFENYTRTAQVLADTMAEAHFWAVDKPMNPTLVRDIIDGVNAKFRDLVARGYLIGGSAWFDPAKNSKENLKAGKLMISYDYTPVPPLENLMFAQKITDDYLVDFATMVAAA, via the coding sequence ATGGCCACCGACTATCATCATGGTGTGCGCGTCATCGAAGTATCCGATGGCACCCGACCAATCCGCACAATTGAAACTGCCGTTATTGGTGTTGTTTGCACCGGCGAAACCGCCGATGCCGATACATTCCCGCTCAACCGCCCTGCTTTGATCACCGATATCAACAAGGGGATCAGTGCGGCCGGCACAACCGGCACCCTGCCTTATGCGCTTGATGCGATCAAAGATCATGGCAACCCGCTGACGGTTGTCGTGCGCGTTCCTGAAGGCGCAGACGAAGCCGAAACCACATCAAACCTGATTGGCAGTGTTGTAAACGGCAAAAAGACCGGCATGCAGGCCCTGACCGCCGCCAAGCCGCTGCTTGGTGTGCAGCCCCGTATTCTTGGTGTGCCCGGGCTGGATAATCAAAATGTCACTGCCGAACTGGTCTCGATCGCGCAACTGACCCGGTCCTTTGCGTATGCGTCCTGCTATGGCTGCGAAACCATCGAGGAAGCCATTGCCTATCGTGATGGTTTCGGTGCGCGTGAGCTGATGCTGATCTGGCCCGATTTTGTCAATTGGGACACACAAGCCAACGCCGAACGCAACGCTTATGCAACCGCTCGTGCCCTTGGCCTGCGTGCCCAGATCGACGAGGATATCGGCTGGCACAAAACACTATCGAACGTGCCGGTTAATGGCGTTTCCGGCATCAACAAAGACGTATACTGGGATCTGCAAAGCCCCGCGACCGATGCCGGTGTGTTGAATGCCAAAGATGTAACCACCCTGATCAACAACAAGGGCTATCGTTTTTGGGGCTCGCGCACTTGCAGCGCCGATCCGCTGTTTGCCTTTGAAAACTATACCCGCACCGCCCAGGTGCTGGCCGACACGATGGCCGAGGCGCACTTTTGGGCCGTGGATAAACCCATGAACCCAACACTGGTGCGCGACATCATTGACGGGGTGAATGCCAAATTCCGCGACCTGGTCGCGCGTGGCTACCTGATTGGTGGTTCGGCCTGGTTTGATCCGGCAAAGAACAGCAAGGAAAACCTGAAGGCTGGCAAGCTGATGATTTCCTACGACTATACGCCGGTACCGCCGCTCGAAAACCTGATGTTTGCACAAAAGATCACCGATGATTACCTGGTGGACTTTGCAACGATGGTGGCGGCGGCTTAA
- a CDS encoding phage tail protein, whose protein sequence is MSELSLSPILTSAGLAAVAAAHGQGLQAKITHIALGDGGYAVRDASNAPLAAAQARTAMQSEQVRVTVYAGAIPGPQQIVVEARIDAGKPNFWVKEVGFFLEDGTLFAIWSSDSLNLGFRGDLVPWVFRFALAWTQLPENAVTVEFSGDAGYSDLWGRLSNHITSKDPHPTQIEPAFRTDCEPCLLEFAEPGENLPAPFVFSRGGKSAPYIDALGNRRWTEPDDQADDYDPVTLEYRGKRIDAYTTTTYLTRQMWSGATPGIIGEGGVLPTGWHLSNTGDIQTEIVGIGYDKGFKYLDIRFFGTPNTPVFRLANPNVAKSAQGEKWTCQIKAKAIAGSFNNIDKIGIGIVEAVGPHVGTYGYMQKELAENFQQIFATRTIVETDPSLFCWFAVFVPSNNPIDITLRLAEPQVEKSVFPGRFVGADTGGASVVLPADVLTIGPIERSEPALVPNGDFASDLSLWSQSSENHWVWQTGKAYHAPTSDYRPFWINPLTKGKRYRVTFDLEVFSGSVRLFIADDPTAYAESISWNYIANGTYSFDFTAKFSGFGFSRNATSSEFTVDNVKITELIPFEVWDSDADGHTILLDSENPLAGQYAGVTSVFELSDGTTNNLYRMYQAPNSGALTVLPRANGADVSATYKEGAGLAELISVTQFNEDTLRLTKTGSTNPSTSKPTTMPAGLCQMRFGYNTYLLGWPLILKRFAVYNRYLPEADLNAMVQK, encoded by the coding sequence ATGAGCGAACTATCGCTATCCCCTATTCTAACATCCGCTGGCCTTGCCGCTGTCGCCGCCGCCCACGGGCAAGGATTGCAGGCGAAAATTACGCATATTGCTCTTGGCGATGGTGGTTATGCCGTCCGCGATGCCAGTAATGCACCGCTGGCCGCAGCCCAGGCCCGCACCGCCATGCAGTCAGAACAAGTACGCGTTACCGTCTATGCGGGTGCCATTCCCGGCCCGCAACAAATCGTGGTCGAAGCACGCATCGATGCTGGGAAACCCAATTTCTGGGTTAAGGAAGTGGGCTTTTTCCTTGAAGACGGGACGCTGTTTGCAATCTGGTCCAGCGACAGCCTCAATCTGGGCTTTCGCGGTGATCTCGTACCTTGGGTGTTTCGCTTTGCCCTTGCCTGGACGCAATTGCCAGAAAATGCCGTCACGGTTGAATTTTCAGGCGATGCTGGTTATTCGGATTTGTGGGGCCGCCTAAGCAACCACATAACATCCAAAGACCCGCACCCGACCCAGATTGAACCGGCATTTCGCACCGATTGCGAGCCCTGCCTGCTTGAATTTGCTGAACCTGGTGAAAACCTTCCTGCACCGTTTGTGTTTTCGCGGGGCGGTAAATCTGCGCCCTATATTGATGCGCTCGGGAACCGGAGATGGACGGAACCAGATGACCAGGCTGACGATTATGATCCGGTCACGCTGGAATACCGTGGCAAGCGCATCGACGCTTATACCACTACCACTTATCTGACGCGCCAAATGTGGTCTGGCGCGACGCCCGGCATTATTGGTGAAGGCGGGGTTCTGCCCACGGGGTGGCATCTTTCAAATACCGGTGACATACAGACAGAAATTGTCGGCATTGGGTATGATAAAGGTTTCAAGTACCTTGATATTCGCTTTTTCGGCACGCCCAATACTCCTGTTTTTAGGTTGGCTAACCCTAACGTTGCCAAAAGCGCGCAAGGCGAGAAATGGACATGCCAAATAAAGGCGAAAGCAATTGCAGGTAGCTTTAACAATATCGACAAAATCGGTATCGGTATTGTGGAGGCTGTTGGTCCACACGTCGGTACATATGGCTACATGCAAAAAGAACTGGCGGAAAACTTTCAACAGATTTTTGCTACGCGCACAATTGTTGAAACTGATCCGTCGCTTTTTTGCTGGTTTGCAGTGTTTGTGCCGTCAAACAACCCAATTGACATAACGCTTCGGCTTGCCGAGCCGCAGGTCGAAAAATCAGTATTCCCCGGTCGTTTTGTTGGCGCTGATACCGGCGGAGCTTCTGTAGTTCTTCCAGCGGATGTGTTGACAATCGGGCCTATTGAAAGAAGTGAGCCTGCATTGGTCCCTAATGGTGATTTTGCATCTGACCTTTCTCTGTGGTCGCAAAGTTCAGAAAATCACTGGGTATGGCAAACAGGAAAAGCCTATCATGCCCCGACGTCCGATTATCGCCCATTTTGGATTAACCCGCTGACTAAAGGAAAACGCTATCGGGTTACATTTGATCTCGAAGTTTTTTCCGGCTCTGTGCGCTTGTTCATCGCGGACGATCCTACCGCCTACGCGGAATCCATATCGTGGAATTATATCGCGAACGGCACATATTCGTTTGACTTTACCGCAAAGTTCAGCGGCTTCGGATTTTCGCGAAATGCGACAAGTTCGGAATTTACGGTTGATAACGTCAAGATTACCGAACTGATCCCGTTTGAAGTCTGGGACAGTGATGCGGATGGCCACACGATCCTGTTGGACTCCGAAAACCCGCTTGCGGGTCAGTACGCTGGGGTCACGTCTGTTTTTGAGTTATCAGATGGTACTACCAACAACTTGTATCGGATGTATCAGGCACCCAATTCAGGAGCGCTCACTGTTTTGCCCCGAGCTAATGGGGCTGATGTTTCCGCAACTTATAAAGAAGGGGCGGGATTAGCTGAATTGATTTCGGTGACCCAATTTAACGAAGATACATTGCGCCTAACAAAGACAGGCTCGACAAATCCAAGCACATCAAAACCAACAACAATGCCTGCGGGCCTATGTCAAATGCGGTTCGGGTACAATACCTACCTCCTGGGCTGGCCGCTAATTTTAAAACGGTTTGCGGTTTATAACCGCTACCTCCCCGAAGCAGACCTCAACGCAATGGTGCAAAAATGA
- a CDS encoding phage tail assembly protein, which translates to MTKKTNDIAAISNSAINASFDLALKSPLPYGTDKTLDKITVRRPLSGDLRGVKLTQLAELDTNVLFILLPRITMPAINESHVQQLDARDALAIMQEISVNFFTE; encoded by the coding sequence ATGACCAAGAAAACCAACGATATTGCCGCAATTAGCAACAGCGCCATCAATGCCAGCTTTGACCTGGCCCTTAAATCACCCCTGCCCTATGGCACCGACAAGACGCTGGATAAAATCACTGTGCGCCGCCCGCTAAGTGGCGATCTGCGCGGCGTCAAGCTGACCCAGCTTGCCGAACTGGACACCAATGTCCTGTTTATCCTGCTGCCGCGCATTACCATGCCTGCCATCAATGAAAGCCATGTTCAGCAACTTGATGCCCGTGATGCTCTCGCGATCATGCAGGAAATCAGCGTAAATTTTTTTACCGAGTAG
- a CDS encoding phage tail tape measure protein → MADLKLNILMQAADKITAPFRRMRQSTDQLRNQLGEAASRVRDLERVSGNIQSFRDLKAAARQNATALAAAENRAQQLGQQIASTDRVTRKMRAEFNAARKEVARLRQAETTTSAATAEMRERLRSAGIDTRRLSSAQRQLRGDLDAARRAAEQQSQALEQARRRTNQLAAARSRMQRTMQLQANMAMGGAAGMAVGGGALALGSRMAGAGIDFGEQMSAVGAIARLDQTSEAMAALRQQAKELGATTSFSASEAASGMQFLAMAGFDANEVLQTMPGMLDLAKAGATDLATTADIASNVLSGFGMKASEMGRLGDIMTATFTRSNVDLTMLGETMKYTAPIAKEFGASVEDVAAMSGMLGNVGIQGSMAGTALRSLFSRMSKPPKEAAAAMKELGVSTMDANGNARDMVAILADVAKSTEGMGSAQRLAQLTAIAGQEAGAAFATLIDQGGSGAITQFIDILNNSMGETTRVAKQMGDNASGDIKSFWSAVEGMNIALTDTNDAPLRSLIQSATGVVRSVTSWVQENPVLASTLVKVAAGVAGLIFVGGILATTVAGLLGPFAMARFAMTALGIQSGLLGGGFGIVSKGIGLVASVAKVAFPIVTGGLRAMAVAAMANPLIAIIGGIAIAATLIFTYWEPIKTFFVNLWDSITSKFSGTWETIKTLLSFTPIGLIATNWGAIMDFFINLWDSVLGGAKAAFDWIGEKIGWISDLFGDGKKTIEVKGTGPQAPKNVRNMRTSPVRTMAVAPVAAAIATGPAGASAQTTPVPTSQDSYQIIINPPAGSDEKAIAKEVRRQLEEFERRKQARARTAMIDRTN, encoded by the coding sequence ATGGCTGATTTAAAACTCAATATCCTGATGCAGGCAGCGGATAAGATCACGGCACCTTTCCGACGAATGCGCCAATCGACCGATCAGTTGCGAAACCAGCTTGGCGAAGCCGCCAGCCGGGTGCGAGACCTTGAACGGGTATCAGGGAACATCCAGTCTTTCCGCGATTTAAAGGCCGCTGCCCGGCAAAATGCAACGGCCCTTGCGGCGGCAGAAAACCGCGCCCAGCAATTGGGCCAACAGATTGCATCAACCGATAGGGTCACACGAAAGATGCGGGCGGAATTCAACGCCGCCCGCAAGGAAGTCGCACGCCTAAGACAGGCCGAAACAACCACTTCCGCCGCAACCGCCGAAATGCGCGAAAGACTGCGATCTGCCGGGATCGATACCCGGCGCCTCTCCTCGGCACAGCGCCAACTTAGGGGCGACCTTGATGCCGCACGACGGGCGGCAGAACAACAAAGCCAGGCACTGGAACAGGCAAGACGGCGAACGAACCAACTGGCCGCTGCCCGATCCAGAATGCAAAGAACCATGCAACTGCAAGCGAACATGGCAATGGGCGGCGCGGCTGGCATGGCTGTCGGCGGCGGTGCCCTTGCCCTTGGCAGCCGCATGGCGGGTGCCGGGATTGACTTTGGCGAACAAATGTCCGCTGTCGGTGCGATTGCCCGCCTCGATCAAACATCCGAAGCAATGGCGGCGTTGCGCCAGCAAGCAAAGGAACTGGGCGCGACCACCAGCTTTTCCGCCTCCGAAGCTGCATCCGGTATGCAATTTCTGGCTATGGCCGGATTTGATGCCAACGAAGTTTTGCAAACAATGCCCGGTATGCTTGATCTGGCAAAGGCCGGGGCCACGGACTTGGCAACGACTGCGGACATTGCGTCAAACGTGCTTTCTGGCTTTGGTATGAAAGCCAGCGAGATGGGGCGGCTAGGCGACATTATGACGGCCACCTTTACGCGATCCAACGTGGATTTGACCATGTTGGGCGAAACCATGAAATACACCGCCCCCATTGCCAAAGAGTTCGGCGCGTCTGTCGAGGACGTTGCCGCTATGTCGGGGATGCTTGGCAATGTCGGCATTCAGGGCAGCATGGCTGGCACGGCCCTGCGATCCCTGTTTTCGCGTATGTCCAAGCCACCAAAAGAGGCCGCAGCGGCCATGAAAGAACTCGGCGTTTCCACAATGGATGCCAACGGCAACGCACGGGACATGGTTGCAATTCTGGCCGATGTGGCTAAGTCAACGGAAGGTATGGGAAGCGCCCAGCGCCTGGCACAATTAACCGCCATTGCCGGGCAGGAAGCCGGGGCGGCCTTTGCCACCCTGATTGATCAGGGCGGATCAGGCGCAATCACCCAGTTCATCGACATTCTGAACAATTCAATGGGCGAAACCACCCGCGTTGCCAAACAGATGGGCGACAACGCCAGTGGCGACATCAAATCATTCTGGTCCGCTGTCGAGGGCATGAATATCGCCCTGACGGACACCAATGATGCCCCTTTGCGCTCGCTTATCCAGTCTGCCACCGGTGTTGTCCGCTCCGTGACCAGTTGGGTCCAGGAAAACCCGGTGCTTGCCAGTACGCTGGTCAAGGTTGCTGCCGGTGTGGCCGGGCTGATTTTTGTCGGCGGTATATTGGCAACAACAGTGGCAGGCTTACTCGGCCCGTTCGCAATGGCAAGATTTGCCATGACGGCCCTGGGTATTCAGTCCGGTCTATTAGGGGGTGGCTTTGGCATTGTGAGCAAAGGTATCGGCCTTGTCGCGTCGGTCGCAAAGGTTGCCTTCCCAATCGTAACCGGCGGTTTGCGGGCAATGGCCGTCGCGGCAATGGCAAACCCGTTGATTGCCATCATTGGCGGCATTGCCATCGCGGCAACGCTGATTTTCACTTATTGGGAACCGATCAAAACATTCTTTGTCAATTTATGGGACAGCATCACCAGTAAGTTTTCAGGAACGTGGGAAACGATCAAAACCTTGCTGTCATTCACCCCCATTGGCCTGATCGCGACAAACTGGGGGGCGATCATGGATTTTTTCATTAATCTTTGGGATTCCGTGTTGGGCGGAGCCAAAGCCGCCTTTGACTGGATAGGCGAGAAAATCGGCTGGATATCCGACCTGTTTGGCGATGGCAAAAAGACGATCGAGGTAAAAGGCACCGGACCACAGGCCCCCAAGAACGTGCGCAATATGCGAACCAGCCCGGTTCGCACGATGGCCGTTGCCCCGGTTGCCGCTGCCATTGCCACTGGCCCTGCCGGGGCCTCGGCACAAACAACGCCGGTGCCAACGTCACAGGATAGCTATCAAATCATCATCAATCCCCCCGCTGGCAGTGATGAAAAAGCCATCGCCAAGGAAGTCCGCCGCCAGCTTGAAGAATTTGAACGGCGCAAGCAGGCCCGCGCCCGCACCGCAATGATCGACAGGACCAACTGA
- a CDS encoding phage major tail tube protein, with translation MLPKSIKNFNVFIDGVGYAGKAEEVVTPALERVTESYRGGAMLGEVELDLGIEAMKIEFTLAEFSTDVIKQFGIADASGIGVRLLAAAKADDADSTVDAIEISVRGRFKKSDMGSLKAGEMAKMKVEMPITYLTYSVNGDVIVEIDMINGIEKINGEDRQAKLRQALGLTA, from the coding sequence ATGCTGCCGAAAAGTATCAAGAACTTTAACGTTTTCATTGATGGCGTGGGCTATGCCGGTAAAGCCGAGGAAGTCGTCACCCCGGCACTTGAACGGGTTACGGAATCCTATCGCGGCGGCGCGATGCTGGGTGAAGTTGAACTCGACCTTGGCATCGAGGCGATGAAAATCGAATTCACGCTCGCCGAATTCAGCACCGACGTTATCAAACAGTTTGGCATTGCCGATGCGTCTGGCATTGGTGTGCGCCTGCTGGCCGCCGCCAAGGCCGACGATGCCGACAGCACCGTGGACGCGATTGAAATTTCGGTCCGGGGCCGTTTCAAAAAAAGCGACATGGGCTCGTTGAAAGCCGGTGAAATGGCAAAAATGAAGGTCGAAATGCCGATCACCTATCTGACATACAGTGTCAATGGCGACGTGATTGTCGAGATCGACATGATCAACGGCATTGAAAAGATTAATGGTGAAGACCGGCAAGCGAAACTGCGCCAGGCGCTGGGTCTGACCGCGTAA
- a CDS encoding contractile injection system protein, VgrG/Pvc8 family, with the protein MTPAYQIIADNIDVTATLAKYLNSLRIVDKTGIEADECEIELCAPEETIHLPRRGVRLQVLIGYDGNLVDKGTFIVDQVGESGPPDRITISGCSADFQGAFKVQREESYSDKTLGEILTTIAKRQNLIPAIEDGLSAIVISHIDQTNESDLNFLTRLGKDYDAIATVKAGRLLFTPVGYTKTISGIALPTAKISRSDNVSHRFEISDRESTYTGVRAKWRDQAANKTRYSTAGEGENWKTLKRDFPNAITAYHSARAEWARMQRGQQSINLQLANGNPAIHAGQPLQLQGWRQEITAVKWITGEVTHELSDGGFVTSFGAEELTSI; encoded by the coding sequence ATGACCCCGGCCTATCAGATCATTGCCGACAACATCGATGTGACCGCCACACTGGCGAAATATCTAAACAGTCTGCGCATCGTCGACAAAACCGGCATCGAGGCCGATGAATGCGAAATCGAACTGTGTGCGCCTGAAGAAACCATTCACCTGCCCCGGCGCGGCGTGCGCCTTCAGGTTTTGATCGGCTATGACGGCAACCTTGTCGATAAAGGCACCTTCATTGTTGACCAGGTCGGTGAAAGCGGCCCGCCCGACCGCATCACGATTTCAGGCTGCAGTGCCGATTTCCAAGGGGCCTTCAAGGTCCAGCGCGAGGAATCCTATAGCGATAAGACCCTGGGCGAAATCCTGACCACAATTGCCAAAAGGCAAAACCTTATCCCCGCGATCGAGGATGGCCTAAGCGCGATTGTGATCAGCCATATCGACCAGACCAACGAAAGCGACCTGAATTTCCTCACCAGGCTTGGCAAGGATTACGATGCCATTGCCACGGTCAAGGCAGGCCGTTTGCTGTTCACGCCGGTCGGTTACACCAAAACAATAAGCGGCATCGCCCTGCCAACCGCCAAAATCAGCCGGTCAGACAACGTTAGCCATCGTTTCGAGATTAGCGACCGCGAAAGCACCTACACCGGCGTGCGGGCCAAATGGCGCGATCAGGCAGCCAACAAAACCCGTTATTCAACAGCGGGCGAAGGCGAAAACTGGAAAACCCTGAAACGCGATTTTCCCAATGCCATCACGGCTTATCATTCCGCCCGGGCCGAATGGGCACGGATGCAACGCGGCCAGCAATCCATCAACCTGCAACTGGCAAACGGAAACCCCGCCATTCATGCAGGCCAACCCCTACAACTTCAGGGCTGGCGACAGGAGATTACAGCGGTCAAATGGATAACAGGGGAAGTCACACACGAACTGTCAGACGGCGGGTTTGTGACATCGTTCGGGGCCGAAGAACTCACCTCTATTTAA
- a CDS encoding phage tail protein, translating to MLLSLGMFSFHLRTVPYETLKRTTEYRWSASNRFGKAPAHQFLGPGEDELTIDGTLMPELTGGPSHIDKLREMAAGGKAWILTAGNGDVLGKWFIAKIDDNRSHFVSNGLARKIEFTIALKRYGNDDNEQLGKLMDSKP from the coding sequence ATGCTGCTATCCCTTGGCATGTTTAGCTTTCACTTGCGCACCGTGCCCTATGAAACATTAAAGCGCACAACGGAATATCGGTGGTCTGCCAGCAACCGTTTTGGCAAGGCACCCGCGCATCAATTCCTTGGCCCGGGCGAAGACGAATTAACCATCGATGGAACGTTGATGCCGGAATTGACCGGCGGGCCATCCCACATCGATAAATTGCGCGAAATGGCCGCAGGCGGAAAGGCATGGATTTTAACGGCCGGCAATGGCGATGTGCTGGGTAAATGGTTTATTGCCAAGATCGATGACAACCGGTCGCACTTCGTGTCCAACGGTCTGGCCCGCAAAATCGAATTCACCATCGCTCTTAAACGCTATGGCAATGACGACAACGAACAGCTTGGCAAACTGATGGACAGCAAACCATGA
- a CDS encoding phage tail protein I: MTLLPPNATDLERALEKTTSNIDDIDVLIDTLWDPWTCPAAFLPWLAWSFSVDTWDPAWPEMVKRQVIDESYEVHRRKGTRGAVKRALKALNLDPVNIIEWFEKNEPGLPYTFEIEFGSGGGLSADDQDKIYQTVMATKNVRSHLADIRHVVEPASALGITCAASAYTVTDAVLDCAGTSAISHAALSGVTCVFRAATIDMRID, encoded by the coding sequence ATGACCCTTTTGCCCCCAAACGCGACCGACCTTGAACGGGCCCTGGAAAAGACAACCAGCAATATCGACGATATCGATGTGCTGATTGATACGCTGTGGGATCCCTGGACGTGTCCCGCTGCCTTTTTGCCGTGGCTTGCCTGGTCGTTTTCAGTCGATACGTGGGATCCCGCATGGCCGGAAATGGTCAAACGCCAGGTGATCGATGAAAGCTACGAAGTCCATCGCCGCAAAGGCACACGCGGGGCCGTTAAACGCGCCCTGAAGGCTTTGAACCTTGACCCGGTCAATATCATCGAATGGTTCGAGAAAAACGAACCAGGCCTGCCCTACACGTTTGAAATCGAATTCGGCTCCGGCGGCGGACTTTCTGCCGATGACCAGGACAAAATTTATCAAACAGTGATGGCCACCAAAAATGTGCGTAGCCATCTGGCCGACATTCGGCACGTCGTCGAACCAGCCAGCGCCTTGGGAATCACCTGTGCCGCCAGCGCCTACACCGTCACCGACGCGGTGCTGGATTGTGCGGGCACATCGGCAATCAGCCACGCCGCCCTTTCTGGCGTGACCTGTGTCTTTCGCGCCGCGACTATTGATATGAGGATCGACTAA
- a CDS encoding helix-turn-helix domain-containing protein, which produces MWEKTEECCDLQGEPKIGKKLREARERLRMSGEAAANAAGLSSAQTLYGYEKDRREPDFSALIRLCNTLGETPNSLFSFPDFNRALMADVMVAVDEFMAANRRKVDPGVKAQLCFAVYDALEAEPDKLRDHNGRLNLSELMGLMRLAL; this is translated from the coding sequence ATGTGGGAAAAAACAGAGGAATGCTGCGATTTGCAAGGTGAGCCGAAAATAGGAAAAAAATTGCGCGAGGCGCGAGAAAGGCTCCGTATGTCTGGTGAGGCTGCGGCAAATGCTGCCGGGCTGTCGAGCGCACAAACCCTGTACGGTTATGAAAAGGACCGCCGCGAACCGGACTTTTCTGCCTTGATCCGGTTATGCAATACGCTGGGCGAAACCCCGAACTCTTTGTTTTCTTTTCCCGATTTTAACCGTGCTCTGATGGCTGATGTGATGGTTGCCGTGGACGAGTTTATGGCGGCAAATCGCCGTAAGGTTGATCCGGGTGTGAAAGCGCAATTGTGCTTTGCCGTCTATGATGCCCTGGAAGCCGAGCCCGATAAGCTGCGGGACCACAATGGCCGTCTTAATCTATCGGAATTGATGGGTTTAATGCGCCTCGCCCTTTGA
- a CDS encoding DUF4376 domain-containing protein, translating to MNKKHYAVVVNHAVIREEIAGFETPINELPRDEAGALLRRPLTVDESFPEGYDDDFDTLAWVYDIEAESVHRRYEAAPRDIGGVAARLKTRIDAIRDQMLANGFTYDGHRYQADAASMTRINTNAIKAMKAQADAGAFEMDWIDADNQPVALDATQMIALNDAASVFSDDIIKQARAHKDAIIALTDSNDAAGLRAYVITFS from the coding sequence ATGAACAAAAAACACTATGCCGTGGTGGTCAACCATGCCGTAATCCGCGAGGAAATCGCTGGCTTTGAAACACCTATCAACGAATTGCCCCGTGATGAAGCTGGCGCACTGCTACGCCGCCCGCTAACAGTCGATGAGAGCTTTCCCGAGGGTTACGACGACGATTTTGACACGCTGGCTTGGGTCTATGACATCGAGGCGGAAAGTGTGCATCGCCGCTATGAAGCCGCCCCGCGTGATATTGGTGGCGTGGCCGCCCGGCTGAAAACCCGGATTGATGCCATCCGCGACCAGATGCTGGCGAACGGCTTTACATATGATGGCCATCGTTATCAGGCGGATGCCGCCAGCATGACCCGCATCAATACGAACGCCATCAAGGCTATGAAAGCGCAGGCCGATGCAGGTGCATTTGAAATGGACTGGATCGATGCGGACAACCAACCGGTGGCCCTGGATGCGACCCAGATGATCGCCCTTAACGATGCGGCCAGCGTGTTTTCCGACGACATCATCAAACAGGCCCGCGCCCATAAGGACGCGATTATCGCCCTGACCGATAGCAACGATGCCGCCGGTTTGCGTGCCTACGTCATCACGTTTTCCTGA
- a CDS encoding baseplate J/gp47 family protein, with product MTTRFDAIDLGALSAPDVVKTIDFETILAERKARAKALFDAAGILPDWDPELESDPVVKLLEESALREVILRQRINDAARACMIATATGTDLDNIGARYHVARQVITPADDTAVPPVPAVMEKDEAFRIRILLAFEALSTAGPIGAYKYHALSAHPDVYDVDIASPEPGTVIVTVMSNSGNGIPTNDVVAAVHDALNEEDVRPLTDRVSAKAATTINYDVRVFLHVYSGPDAEVVRKASETNLNTFIVSQRKLGEPVTIDGLHKAARVDGVRKAIIYYGDGTTPFTDIEPAHDQFAFCIGLTVTVLEAA from the coding sequence ATGACCACCCGCTTTGACGCCATTGATCTGGGCGCACTTTCCGCCCCCGATGTTGTCAAAACAATCGATTTTGAAACCATCCTTGCCGAACGCAAGGCACGGGCAAAAGCCCTATTTGACGCTGCAGGTATTTTACCGGACTGGGATCCCGAACTGGAATCCGATCCGGTGGTCAAGCTGCTTGAGGAATCCGCCCTGCGTGAAGTGATTTTGCGCCAGCGCATCAATGATGCCGCCCGGGCCTGCATGATCGCAACCGCCACAGGGACTGATCTTGACAACATCGGTGCTCGCTATCACGTCGCCCGCCAAGTCATTACCCCCGCCGATGATACTGCGGTGCCCCCTGTGCCGGCCGTCATGGAAAAAGACGAAGCCTTCCGCATTCGTATCCTGCTGGCCTTTGAGGCCCTGAGCACCGCTGGCCCTATCGGTGCATACAAATATCACGCGCTTTCGGCGCATCCAGATGTTTACGACGTCGATATCGCCAGCCCCGAACCGGGCACCGTCATTGTCACGGTCATGTCAAACAGCGGTAATGGTATCCCAACGAATGACGTTGTTGCCGCCGTGCATGACGCTTTGAACGAAGAAGACGTCCGCCCCCTGACCGACAGGGTATCGGCCAAAGCCGCTACCACCATCAATTATGACGTTCGCGTTTTTCTTCATGTCTATTCAGGGCCTGATGCCGAAGTCGTGCGTAAGGCGTCCGAAACCAACCTGAACACCTTTATCGTGTCACAACGAAAATTGGGCGAACCGGTTACGATCGATGGCTTGCACAAAGCTGCCCGTGTCGATGGCGTCCGCAAAGCCATCATCTATTACGGCGATGGCACCACACCATTCACCGACATCGAACCGGCACATGATCAATTCGCCTTTTGCATCGGCCTGACCGTCACCGTGCTGGAGGCGGCATGA